In one window of Leguminivora glycinivorella isolate SPB_JAAS2020 chromosome 10, LegGlyc_1.1, whole genome shotgun sequence DNA:
- the LOC125230085 gene encoding gustatory receptor 68a-like: MFTLKKYFSPLVNKDEELSFLQIFKPLYIVLAALGLFPQTVRFPDGIQNTTLNIKNSMVNSMCTLFMIITVHAFMVFHLQELNVSSKDNSMTEDKMTLMSYIIDLVIEILFCTVAYFCAIRDRNLYVTILNDMAVCWDRLAMGKRRRILGQLRVQINCVVLATLLAMMLVLAVATYTGYSGVWKMILVTLTFVLPDVIQFTMIAFYFVMILMVVTLLRNIEEEFKLISVVKGTVANDFVEAHLVVSISEIREIYVKTLEIKRQINEAFQAPLLVAMVVCFHELVSMPHMIYHGLSFQANFTTHDAVECSVWVINQLLKMYALAKSGALLKTQVNEIGRTIHNIPISGDRDLKIYLDVLHFSSLMTYQDTAITIYGYFPLDSTLVFNIVASAAMYLVILVQFDKPE, encoded by the exons ATGttcacattaaaaaaatatttctcacCACTTGTGAATAAGGATGAAGAACTAAGTTTTCTACAGATTTTCAAACCTCTGTATATTGTACTCGCCGCTCTTGGTTTATTTCCCCAAACTGTACGATTCCCCGACGGAATACAAAATACCACtttgaatatcaaaaacagCATGGTCAACTCCATGTGTACCTTGTTTATGATCATAACTGTTCATGCCTTTATGGTGTTTCACTTACAAGAATTAAACGTCTCCAGTAAAGATAACTCCATGACCGAAGATAAAATGACTCTGATGAGCTACATTATTGACCTAGTTATAGAGATACTGTTTTGTACGGTTGCGTATTTCTGCGCGATTCGTGACAGAAATTTATATGTGACTATTCTGAACGACATGGCCGTTTGCTGGGACAGGCTCGCAATGGGAAAGAGGAGACGGATTCTAGGACAGTTACGTGTACAGATCAACTGTGTGGTATTGGCCACATTGCTGGCAATGATGCTCGTGTTGGCCGTGGCCACATACACAGGTTATTCGGGAGTGTGGAAGATGATATTGGTAACTTTAACGTTTGTGTTGCCAGACGTGATACAGTTTACAATGATAGCGTTTTACTTCGTGATGATATTGATGGTTGTGACGCTGTTAAGGAATATCGAGGAGGAGTTTAAATTGATTTCGGTTGTGAAGGGTACTGTGGCTAATGATTTTGTTGAAGCTCATTTGGTGGTGAGCATTAGTGAGATAAGGGAGATATACGTGAAGACGCTGGAGATAAAGAGGCAGATAAACGAGGCGTTCCAGGCGCCATTGCTGGTGGCGATGGTGGTTTGCTTCCACGAGCTGGTGAGCATGCCGCACATGATCTACCACGGGTTATCGTTCCAGGCGAACTTCACGACGCACGACGCGGTGGAGTGCAGCGTGTGGGTGATAAATCAGTTACTGAAAATGTACGCGTTGGCTAAATCGGGTGCTTTGCTGAAAACACAG gtaAATGAAATTGGGCGAACTATTCACAATATTCCGATAAGTGGTGATCGAGATTTGAAAATTTATTTGGAT GTTCTACATTTCTCATCATTAATGACGTATCAGGACACTGCGATTACAATTTATGGATATTTCCCTTTGGACTCAACTCTCGTATTTAAT ATCGTTGCGTCTGCTGCTATGTATTTAGTAATTTTGGTGCAATTTGATAAACCAgagtaa